Sequence from the Streptosporangiales bacterium genome:
GCTGGAGAAGGCGCTCGGCGAGGCGGGCATCGAGCCGGCGCGGACGTACCGCACCAACGTCGTCAAGCATTTCAAGTACGGCGAGGTCCGCGGCAAGCGGCGGATCCACGAGACGCCGAACCGCACCGAGATCCGGGAGTGCCGTCCATGGCTGCTGGCCGAGATGGCGCTCCTGCGTCCCACGGTGCTGGTGTGTCTCGGCGCGACCGCGGCGAAGGCGATCTTCGGTCCGTCGTTCCGCGTCACCAAGGACGTGGCATCCCGCTGGACTGCCCGGAACTGGCGCACGACGACGACCGGGCCGAGCGCGGGGTGGCGACGCCTGACGTCGTCGTCAGGTCGATGACCACGGCATGGAAGCCGGAGCAATACGCCGACACCTACCGCGAGAAGGTCGACAAGCTGATCAGGGCGAAGCGCAGGGGTAGGGAGGTCATCGAGGAGAACGAGCCGCCGGAGTCGACCAATGTCGTGAACCTCATTGGACGCGCTGCAGGAGAGCGTCGCGCAGGCGAGGAAGACCAAGGACGGCAAGTCCTCCGGCTCCTCGACGTCGACGGGTCCGGGAAGGCCGCCAAGAAGGGCACCTCGCGCAAGCAACGGAAGAAGGCTTCGTGACGCCCGCGCTCTCCCCGACATGCTCCTGGTGCGTGCGGGGCTGGGACCACTGCCACGGCCCGCTCATCCGCCACGACGACGGCGAGCTCGAGTGCATGGTCGACGTCCGTTGCGCCCGCACCGAGGACGCACACGACATCGTCGTCTCCTGCACCGTCGTCGCCGGCTGCGGATGTGCCTAGGCCGATGCCGGAGCTCCCCGACGTCGAGGGCTTCCGCCGCGTCGCGGCACGGGCCGCGGGACGACGTTGTCGTGGTGACGGACATCGGCGTGCTCCGAGACACGACGGGCGCCCGCCTGCGCCGAGCCCTGCCGGGGGGCGGTGCTCGGCACCCCGCAACGGCACGGCAAGTGGCTCGGCGTCCCGCTGCGCGACGCCGGCAGGCGCCACCGCAAGGACCAACCCACGGTCGCCTACCACTTCGGCATGACCGGCTCCCTCGCCTGGTGCACCGCCGACGAGGATCGTCACCGCCACGACCGCGTCATCCTGGTGACGGACAGGGGAGAGCTGCGCTACCGCGACATGCGCAAGCTGACCGGTATCAGGCTGCTCGCCGACGACACCGCATGGGCCGACCTGGTGGAAGGCCTCGGTCCCGACGCCGCCGGAATGTCCCGCCGCGACCTCGCCGACCTGCTCTCCGGCCGTCGCGGCCGCATCAAGTCCGCACTGATGGACCAGACGGTGGTCACCGGCCTGGGCAACCTCACGGTCGACGAGATCCACTGGCGCGCGTGCATCGACCCGCGGGCGCCGGTCGGCGAGCTCAGTGAGCACGCTGTGGCGCGGATCCACCGCCGGACGGGCGAGGTGCTCCACTCCGCCTCCAGGGTCGGCCACGTCTCCGGCCACCGCTCCTGGCTCACCGGCCGCCGC
This genomic interval carries:
- a CDS encoding uracil-DNA glycosylase translates to MCRGREPYENATQAVLGEGASDTAILLLGEQPGDREDEQGKPFVGPAGGLLEKALGEAGIEPARTYRTNVVKHFKYGEVRGKRRIHETPNRTEIRECRPWLLAEMALLRPTVLVCLGATAAKAIFGPSFRVTKDVASRWTARNWRTTTTGPSAGWRRLTSSSGR